A genome region from Drosophila simulans strain w501 chromosome 2R, Prin_Dsim_3.1, whole genome shotgun sequence includes the following:
- the LOC6733748 gene encoding matrix metalloproteinase-2 isoform X2, translating to MVNRSMPDASKVERMVQSALDVWANHSKLTFREVYSDQADIQILFARRAHGDGYKFDGPGQVLAHAFYPGEGRGGDAHFDADETWNFDGESDDSHGTNFFNVALHELGHSLGLAHSAIPDAVMFPWYQNNEVAGKLPDDDRYGIQQLYGTKEKTWGPYKPQTTTTTTTTTMRAMIYRADKPTYWPWNNPSNNPNNERNRARERQERERQRQEEERRLQEKERRRQEEERRRQEEERWRQEQERQEQERQEQERQEQENRRRENEHKSQWDRNPNKERNRPRERQENERRRQEQERQEQERQEQEDRRRERERDRQLEWERRNRNGVREPVTPTARTTLRPTSKPYPTVHRQHHHHNKPRKPKPDTCMTYYDAISMIRGELFIFRGPYLWRIGTSGLYPGYPTETRRHWSALPENLTKVDAVYENKQRQIVFFIGREYYVFNSVTLAPGFPKPLASLGLPPTLTHIDASFVWGHNNRTYMTSGTLYWRIDDYTGQVELDYPRDMSIWSGVGYNIDAAFQYSDGKTYFFKNLGYWEFNDDRMKVAHARAKLSARKWMQCARSANEVDDEQRWTASLVSGENEGEETGRSGSRELRINHFLLPILLLAIATWRS from the exons ATGGTCAACAGGTCGATGCCCGATGCCTCCAAAGTCGAAAGAATGGTGCAGAGCGCCCTGGACGTTTGGGCGAACCACTCGAAGCTGACATTCCGCGAGGTGTACAGCGACCAGGCCGACATCCAGATACTCTTTGCGCG GCGCGCGCACGGCGATGGCTATAAATTCGATGGACCTGGTCAGGTGCTGGCCCACGCCTTCTATCCCGGCGAGGGGCGTGGCGGAGATGCCCATTTCGATGCGGACGAGACGTGGAACTTTGACGGCGAATCCGATGATAGCCATG GAACCAATTTTTTTAACGTGGCCCTGCACGAACTGGGTCATTCGCTGGGACTGGCCCACTCCGCGATCCCGGATGCGGTCATGTTTCCATGGTACCAGAATAACGAGGTGGCGGGCAAGCTGCCCGACGACGATCGCTACGGCATCCAGCAGTTGTACGGCACCAAGGAGAAGACCTGGGGGCCCTACAAACCACaaaccacaacaaccacaaccacGACGACCATGCGCGCGATGATTTACCGGGCAGATAAACCGACCTACTGGCCCTGGAACAATCCCAGCAACAATCCCAACAATGAACGGAATCGTGCCAGGGAGCGCCAGGAGAGGGAGCGTCAGCGCCAAGAGGAGGAGCGGCGGCTCCAGGAGAAGGAGCGGCGGCGCCAGGAGGAGGAACGGCGGCgacaggaggaggagcggtggcgtcaggagcaggagcgacAAGAGCAGGAGCGGCAAGAGCAGGAGCGACAAGAGCAGGAGAATCGTCGGCGCGAAAATGAACATAAAAGCCAGTGGGATAGGAATCCCAACAAGGAACGTAATCGTCCTAGGGAGCGCCAGGAGAATGAAAGGAGGCgtcaggagcaggagcgacAAGAGCAAGAGcgacaggagcaggaggatcgTCGGCGCGAAAGAGAACGTGATCGGCAGTTGGAGTGGGAACGTAGGAATAGGAATGGAGTTCGGGAACCAGTTACTCCCACGGCCAGAACCACCCTGAGACCCACCAGCAAGCCATACCCCACGGTTCAccggcagcaccaccaccataaCAAGCCGCGGAAACCCAAGCCGGACACCTGTATGACCTACTACGATGCCATCTCGATGATCCGCGGTGAACTGTTCATCTTTCGGGGACCG TACCTGTGGCGCATTGGAACTTCTGGTCTGTATCCTGGCTATCCCACGGAGACCAGGAGACACTGGTCCGCTCTGCCCGAAAATCTCACCAAGGTGGATGCTGTATACGAAAACAAGCAGCGACAGATTGTGTTCTTCATAG GTCGCGAGTATTATGTATTCAACTCGGTGACGCTAGCTCCTGGCTTCCCGAAACCACTTGCCAGTCTGGGTCTGCCGCCCACTTTGACCCACATCGATGCCTCCTTCGTGTGGGGCCACAACAACCGCACCTACATGACCAGCGGCACACTGTACTGGCGCATCGACGACTACACGGGTCAGGTGGAATTGGATTACCCGCGCGACATGAGCATTTGGTCGGGAGTGGGCTACAACATTGACGCGGCATTCCAGTACTCGGATGGCAAGACGTACTTCTTTAAGAACCTGGGATACTGGGAGTTCAACGACGACCGCATGAAGGTGGCCCATGCCAGGGCTAAGCTCTCGGCACGAAAGTGGATGCAGTGCGCCCGCAGTGCTAACGAGGTGGACGACGAGCAGCGCTGGACGGCCTCCTTGGTATCCGGGGAGAACGAGGGCGAGGAAACGGGGAGAAGTGGCTCCAGAGAGCTAAGGATCAACCACTTCCTTCTTCCGATCCTTTTGCTAGCCATCGCCACCTGGCGGAGTTAA
- the LOC6733742 gene encoding glutathione S-transferase theta-1 codes for MSKAVKYYYDFLSQPSRALWIAMKLGKTPFEDCPVALRKQEQLTDEYRSINRFQKVPAIVDGKFQLGESVSIVRYLADKGVFSEQLYPKALEDRARVDEFLEWQHFNVRLVCSLFFRQVWLLPAKGLAPAPKPEAVKKLIKDVESNLGLLERLWLEKDFLVGDKLTVADIFGASEINQMKLCQYNVNEKQFPKVAKWMERVRDATNPYYDEAHSFVYKTSQQALKAKN; via the exons ATGTCGAAGGCTGTTAAGTACTATTACGATTTCCTATCGCAGCCATCTCGCGCCCTCTGGATTGCTATGAAATTGGGCAAGACCCCGTTTGAAGACTGCCCGGTTGCCCTGCGAAAAC AGGAGCAATTGACCGACGAATACCGCAGTATAAATCGGTTCCAAAAGGTACCGGCCATCGTGGATGGTAAATTTCAGTTGGGCGAGAGTGTCTCCATAGTGCG ATATCTCGCGGACAAGGGAGTCTTCAGTGAACAGCTCTACCCCAAAGCCTTAGAGGATCGTGCGCGTGTGGACGAATTCCTCGAGTGGCAGCACTTCAATGTCCGCTTGGTCTGCTCCCTGTTCTTCCGTCAGGTGTGGCTTCTTCCGGCAAAGGGACTGGCGCCGGCTCCCAAGCCAGAGGCTGTCAAGAAGCTAATCAAGGATGTGGAGAGTAATTTGGGTCTACTGGAACGCCTCTGGCTGGAAAAGGACTTCTTAGTCGGCGACAAGCTTACCGTGGCAGACATCTTCGGGGCTTCAGAAATTAATCAGATGA AGCTCTGCCAGTACAACGTAAATGAGAAGCAATTCCCCAAAGTGGCCAAGTGGATGGAACGCGTTCGTGATGCTACCAATCCCTACTACGATGAGGCCCACAGCTTTGTCTACAAGACCTCTCAGCAGGCACTCAAGGCCAAAAACTGA
- the LOC6733743 gene encoding glutathione S-transferase theta-1, producing the protein MSKPIRFYYDLLSPIARGLWIGLKFSNSPVEYCPIALRKFEQLTDEYKKINRFQKVPAIVDGDFHLSETIAIIRYLADKGQFDEKLYPKTLEDRARVDEFLEWQHLNIRLACSLYFRDAWLFPMNGIAPKPKPEEIQALIDGVENNLGLLERLWLENDFLVGKNLTMADILGSSEINQLRLCQYRVDEKKFPKVVKWLERVRESANPYHDEGLTFIDRKSKQATAAKL; encoded by the exons ATGTCCAAGCCAATTAGATTCTATTACGATTTGTTGTCCCCGATCGCCCGTGGTCTATGGATTGGTTTAAAATTCAGCAACTCGCCCGTTGAGTATTGCCCGATTGCCCTGCGAAAAT tTGAGCAATTGACCGACGAGTACAAGAAGATCAATCGATTCCAGAAGGTGCCCGCCATTGTGGATGGGGACTTCCATTTGTCCGAGACCATAGCGATTATAAG ATATCTCGCAGACAAAGGTCAGTTCGATGAGAAGCTCTACCCAAAGACTCTGGAGGACCGTGCCCGAGTGGATGAGTTCCTTGAGTGGCAACACCTGAACATTCGGCTGGCCTGTTCCCTGTACTTCCGAGATGCCTGGCTGTTTCCCATGAACGGGATAGCGCCTAAGCCCAAGCCAGAGGAGATTCAAGCACTGATTGATGGAGTGGAAAACAATCTGGGTCTACTGGAGCGCCTGTGGCtggaaaatgattttttgGTTGGGAAAAACCTGACAATGGCTGATATCCTTGGCTCTTCCGAAATCAACCAGCTGA gGCTCTGCCAATACAGAGTGGACGAGAAAAAGTTCCCAAAGGTGGTCAAATGGTTGGAACGCGTAAGGGAGTCCGCTAATCCCTACCATGACGAGGGACTGACTTTTATTGACCGAAAATCTAAGCAGGCGACGGCGGCAAAGTTGTAA
- the LOC6733746 gene encoding alpha-tocopherol transfer protein-like, which produces MSEAYSNSIRSLSPELAKKAHDELGEIPDRIDEDIETLRTWISKQPHLKARQDAQFLVAFLRGCKYSLEKTKLKLDNFYAMRGAVPELYKNRIVGEKQLSILDTGCLLRLPQPLQADGPRIHISRYGQYDSKKYSIAEVVQVNTMLGEIQIREDDNAMISGFVEIIDMKGVGAGHLFQFDAVLVKKLAVLGDKAYPYRPKGFHFVNAHSSAEKFMSIAKSLMSEKIRKRFHIHSKLDSLYKYVPKECLPAEYGGSNGTIQDVVSTWRTKLLAYKPFFEEETSYGTNEKLRRGQPVNAESLFGIEGSFRKLDID; this is translated from the exons ATGTCGGAGGCCTATTCGAATTCCATACGCAGCCTGAGTCcagagctggccaaaaaggcgcACGACGAGCTGGGAGAGATACCCGACAGAATCGATGAGGATATCGAAACGTTGCGCACTTGGATCTCCAAGCAACCTCATCTCAAGGCTCGCCAGGATGCCCAGTTCCTGGTCGCCTTCCTGCGTGGCTGCAAATACAGCTTGGAGAAAACCAAACTCAAGTTGGACAACTTCTATGCGATGAGGGGAGCCGTGCCCGAGCTCTACAAGAATCGCATTGTGGGTGAGAAGCAGCTAAGCATTCTGGACACAGG TTGCCTCCTCCGATTGCCGCAGCCACTGCAGGCCGATGGTCCTCGCATCCACATCTCCCGCTACGGCCAATACGACTCGAAGAAGTACTCCATTGCCGAGGTTGTCCAGGTAAACACGATGCTCGGCGAGATTCAGATAAGGGAAGACGACAATGCTATGATATCCGGCTTTGTGGAGATCATCGACATGAAGGGCGTTGGGGCAGGTCACCTATTCCAGTTCGACGCGGTGCTGGTCAAGAAACTAGCCGTTTTGGGCGACAAAGCGTATCCCTACAGGCCCAAGGGTTTCCACTTTGTAAATGCGCACTCCAGTGCAGAGAAGTTCATGTCCATTGCCAAGAGCCTGATGAGCGAAAAGATTCGGAAACGG TTTCATATACACTCCAAACTGGACAGCCTCTACAAGTATGTCCCCAAGGAATGCTTGCCAGCTGAGTATGGGGGCAGCAACGGAACCATCCAGGACGTCGTCAGTACATGGAGGACCAAGCTCCTGGCCTACAAGCCATTCTTCGAGGAGGAGACTTCTTATGGCACGAATGAAAAGCTGCGGCGAGGACAGCCCGTTAATGCCGAATCACTTTTTGGAATCGAAGGATCCTTCAGAAAACTAGACATCGACTAG
- the LOC6733740 gene encoding alpha-tocopherol transfer protein-like produces MANLRPLSAELRSIAETELNEVEDRVPADLEALRDWLAKQPHLRARQDDQFLVGFLRGCKFSLEKTKSKLDHFYTIKTLMPELFGKRLVDEKNLILCRSGTYVRLPKPWGTDGPRLQLTNYEKFDPKEFKLLDLFRYQTMISEQSIREDDHSNISGYIEIIDMAKMSLSFLAQLDFTLIKRMGIFAEKAQPTRLKGVHLINCPKEGVALLNLAKSLMPSKLQQRFHVHKNLEQLNEVIPREYLPEEYGGENGRIADIQAEAEKQLQSYKSYFAEDSQYGVNEQLRPGKRVNADSIFGAEGSFRKLDID; encoded by the exons ATGGCCAATCTGCGTCCCCTGAGCGCCGAACTTCGTAGCATTGCTGAAACGGAGCTAAACGAAGTGGAGGACCGAGTGCCCGCGGATTTGGAAGCTCTTCGGGATTGGTTGGCCAAGCAACCTCATCTGAGGGCCCGCCAGGATGACCAGTTCCTGGTTGGCTTCTTGCGAGGCTGCAAGTTTAGCCTGGAGAAGACCAAGTCCAAGCTGGATCACTTTTATACTATTAAGACGCTTATGCCTGAGCTCTTTGGTAAAAGATTGGTGGACGAAAAGAACCTAATCTTGTGCAGATCTGG AACCTATGTTCGATTGCCCAAACCTTGGGGAACCGATGGCCCCCGCCTGCAGCTTACGAACTATGAGAAATTCGATCCCAAGGAATTCAAGTTATTGGATCTCTTCCGCTACCAAACCATGATATCGGAACAGTCAATCCGTGAGGATGACCACAGCAACATTAGTGGCTACATCGAGATCATTGACATGGCCAAAATGAGCCTCAGTTTTCTGGCCCAACTGGATTTCACGCTCATCAAAAGGATGGGAATATTCGCAGAGAAGGCTCAGCCGACTCGCTTGAAAGGAGTCCATCTGATCAATTGCCCCAAGGAGGGAGTGGCGTTACTGAATCTGGCCAAGAGCCTCATGCCCAGCAAGCTCCAGCAGCGG TTTCATGTTCATAAAAATCTGGAGCAATTAAATGAGGTGATACCACGCGAATACCTGCCGGAAGAATATGGCGGCGAAAATGGACGTATAGCCGACATTCaggcggaggcggagaagCAATTGCAGTCCTATAAGAGCTATTTCGCCGAGGATTCCCAGTACGGAGTGAATGAGCAGCTGCGGCCTGGAAAGCGTGTTAATGCGGATTCCATTTTTGGCGCTGAGGGATCCTTCCGAAAACTCGACATCGATTGA
- the LOC6733741 gene encoding uncharacterized protein LOC6733741: MAKIRSLEPELAEVARSQLCEDPSSMVEKIEALRTWINEQIYLEARTDDQFLVAFLRFCRWDVEEAKKRVLFYYTYKSKERELLKGRQVDDKLIELARSGIFATLPKPIGPGGPRIHYTRMGHIEPSKHSVSDIFRFHAFRAEIEINTDDNWNIAGVVEIIDFTKIPYSPLLQFDAGMFKRMNAFLEHGIPANLVATHIVNASRETQFVLGLVRNVMKQKELLHIHSTVASLQKAIGLEYLPVEMGGDNGSLSDAMTRYETQLLSFSPYFTEDERYGVDEKLREASEKDRERGAPLVTDVPNDGTFRMINFD, encoded by the exons ATGGCCAAGATACGATCGCTGGAGCCGGAGCTGGCAGAGGTGGCTCGATCTCAGCTCTGCGAGGATCCGTCCTCGATGGTGGAGAAGATCGAGGCGCTGAGGACCTGGATCAACGAACAGATCTACCTGGAGGCGCGGACCGACGATCAGTTCTTGGTGGCCTTTCTGCGCTTCTGCCGCTGGGACGTGGAGGAGGCCAAGAAGAGGGTACTCTTCTACTACACCTACAAATCGAAGGAAAGAGAACTGCTCAAGGGTCGCCAGGTGGACGATAAGCTGATAGAACTGGCTCGTTCAGG AATATTCGCCACATTGCCCAAACCTATTGGCCCCGGTGGCCCCCGCATCCACTACACACGAATGGGCCACATTGAGCCTTCCAAGCACAGTGTCAGTGACATTTTCCGCTTCCACGCTTTTCGCGCTGAGATCGAGATCAACACGGACGACAACTGGAACATAGCCGGCGTGGTGGAGATCATCGACTTCACCAAGATACCCTACTCTCCGCTACTGCAGTTCGATGCTGGCATGTTCAAGCGGATGAATGCATTCCTAGAGCATGGAATTCCAGCGAATTTAGTGGCCACGCACATTGTTAATGCATCCAGGGAGACGCAGTTTGTCCTTGGACTGGTTCGGAATGTCATGAAGCAAAAGGAGCTG TTGCACATTCACTCCACCGTCGCGTCTCTGCAAAAGGCAATTGGATTGGAGTATTTGCCCGTGGAGATGGGAGGCGATAATGGATCTTTGTCGGATGCAATGACGCGCTACGAGACCCAGCTGCTTAGCTTTTCTCCGTACTTTACGGAAGACGAGCGATATGGCGTGGATGAGAAATTGCGGGAAGCCAGTGAGAAGGATCGGGAAAGGGGCGCTCCGTTGGTAACCGACGTTCCGAACGACGGAACCTTCCGAATGATTAACTTCGATTGA